From the Fusobacterium ulcerans ATCC 49185 genome, the window TCTTTTATAAATATTGATTTTTAATTAAATATTCCCTTTTTTAAATGCAATTCCCAAAGTTATAAATAGTCCACCCCAAATAATTATACATCCCATTGTCATCATTATCAATGCACCTGTATTCATAATAAGCCCTCCTTTGTAATAATTACTCTTCTATATCTACACTATTTTCCCATTTTTTCTTAT encodes:
- a CDS encoding MetS family NSS transporter small subunit, yielding MNTGALIMMTMGCIIIWGGLFITLGIAFKKGNI